One stretch of Chroogloeocystis siderophila 5.2 s.c.1 DNA includes these proteins:
- a CDS encoding sirohydrochlorin chelatase — translation MPTINTLNSTLSNTPVSTIHLPPLPLRRPLLMIGHGTRDAAGRQSVLDFAAAYQALDTSRPVVPCFLELTGPTIQEGVDQCVAQGYTELSALPILLFAARHNKFDVTNELDRARQRHPQVKFHYGRHFGITPGIIDLWRSRLAEVDAPQYSRADTVLLFVGRGSSDPDANGDVYKLARILWEGSGYQTVETCFIGITHPRLEEGFRRAQLYHPKRIIVLPYFLFTGILVNKIFDIAAQQQAQYPEIAITCLPEMGLHPQLFSILRDREIETQLGNVQMNCEMCKFRLAALNNHDHHHHHHHHDHHSHEHSHPTVDPYADLEQYHQKIWQVP, via the coding sequence ATGCCTACGATTAATACACTTAATTCCACCCTGTCAAACACCCCAGTTAGCACAATTCATCTACCCCCTTTACCATTACGTCGCCCGTTACTGATGATTGGTCATGGTACCAGAGATGCAGCAGGGCGACAAAGCGTTTTAGACTTTGCGGCTGCCTATCAAGCCTTAGATACTTCTAGACCTGTTGTACCTTGTTTTTTAGAACTGACAGGTCCGACGATTCAAGAAGGCGTCGATCAGTGTGTTGCTCAAGGATATACTGAACTTTCCGCTTTACCAATTTTGTTATTTGCGGCGCGGCATAATAAATTTGATGTCACTAACGAACTCGACCGCGCGCGTCAACGCCATCCTCAAGTGAAATTTCACTACGGGCGGCATTTTGGCATTACACCAGGAATAATCGATTTATGGCGATCGCGTCTTGCTGAAGTTGACGCTCCGCAGTATAGTCGCGCTGATACAGTTTTGTTATTTGTCGGTCGCGGTTCGAGCGATCCTGATGCTAACGGCGATGTTTACAAACTAGCGCGAATTCTTTGGGAAGGTAGCGGCTATCAAACCGTAGAAACCTGCTTTATTGGAATTACCCATCCTCGCCTTGAAGAAGGTTTCCGCCGTGCGCAACTTTACCACCCCAAGCGGATTATTGTACTTCCTTACTTTCTCTTCACTGGAATACTCGTCAACAAGATCTTTGATATCGCTGCGCAGCAACAAGCGCAATATCCAGAGATCGCTATTACCTGTCTTCCAGAAATGGGACTACATCCACAGTTATTTTCGATTTTGCGCGATCGCGAAATCGAAACTCAACTCGGCAACGTGCAGATGAACTGTGAAATGTGCAAGTTTCGTCTAGCAGCCCTAAATAACCACGATCATCACCATCACCATCACCATCACGATCATCACAGTCACGAACACTCGCACCCTACAGTAGATCCTTACGCTGATCTCGAACAATATCACCAAAAAATTTGGCAAGTTCCTTAA
- a CDS encoding Spy/CpxP family protein refolding chaperone, whose protein sequence is MVTSHMKKLTMMSQSKKVKFMSLLAGVVALSTVFAPLANAQPAAPQVGQRAGAGRMGKMAGIELSAEQQAQMEQIRNETRTQIEAVLTPEQRQQWQAATQNGQRRRGATASLNLSEAQRTQIRQIMQSSKERVTAVLTPEQRQQIEQRMQQWRQQRQQRNQTNN, encoded by the coding sequence ATGGTGACATCACACATGAAGAAGTTAACGATGATGTCGCAATCAAAAAAAGTCAAATTTATGTCGCTGTTGGCTGGTGTAGTAGCACTTTCTACCGTCTTTGCACCTTTAGCCAACGCACAACCTGCTGCACCTCAAGTAGGACAACGTGCTGGTGCAGGTAGAATGGGTAAAATGGCAGGTATTGAACTTTCTGCGGAACAACAAGCTCAAATGGAACAAATCCGCAACGAAACACGCACTCAAATCGAAGCCGTTCTTACCCCCGAACAACGCCAACAATGGCAAGCGGCAACTCAAAACGGGCAGCGCCGACGCGGTGCAACGGCTAGCTTAAATCTATCCGAAGCGCAAAGAACTCAAATCCGCCAGATTATGCAATCCTCAAAAGAGCGAGTCACAGCGGTTCTTACCCCCGAACAACGCCAGCAAATTGAGCAAAGAATGCAGCAGTGGCGACAACAGCGTCAGCAACGCAATCAAACAAACAATTAG
- a CDS encoding sensor histidine kinase — translation MSRPIQISTHPLPFLLLLEWLLLFTVAITEALSIHFRRFHTLPSLTLISLVCFGLLGLRMPTGKPIHKILYTALEILFILFAGIVSGRGIRLFPFLYIILVIRSCLIFQLPGRIIVTSLSFVLFILTLIHRFQHVPDVPVLQERLRFTLLSFALSFGLSLVFVLLLMNAVLAERKIREKLAIANEQLRQYALRIEDQATLQERNRIARDIHDSLGHSLTALNLQLETALKLWQSNPAKAQTFLAQAKNLGSQALREVRQSVSAMRSDPLHGQSLEQAITALVTEFHHSTGFSPTYYISLQHPIPAEVQTAVYRVVQESLTNIWKHAAANEVKIDIQTTVKSLHLKIQDNGRGFALNQNTTGFGLQSMRDRILALKGEFQMSSTPGAGCCITATIPLPRLFA, via the coding sequence ATGAGTCGTCCAATTCAAATTAGTACACACCCTTTGCCATTTTTACTGTTGTTAGAATGGCTACTTTTATTCACGGTTGCGATTACAGAAGCTTTATCAATTCACTTTCGTCGCTTTCATACTTTACCATCTTTAACACTTATTAGTTTAGTTTGTTTTGGGCTACTGGGCTTGCGAATGCCGACAGGGAAGCCAATACATAAAATACTTTATACTGCGTTAGAAATTTTATTTATCCTGTTTGCTGGAATTGTGAGTGGCAGAGGAATTAGGCTATTTCCATTTCTTTATATTATTCTTGTTATCCGTAGTTGTCTAATCTTTCAATTACCAGGACGGATTATTGTAACTAGTTTATCGTTTGTTTTATTTATCCTCACATTAATTCATCGATTTCAACACGTTCCTGATGTGCCAGTGTTGCAAGAGCGTTTGCGATTTACGTTGTTGAGTTTTGCACTTTCGTTTGGTTTAAGTTTAGTATTTGTATTGTTGTTGATGAATGCTGTGCTTGCAGAAAGAAAAATCAGAGAAAAATTGGCGATCGCCAATGAACAACTGCGACAATATGCGCTACGGATTGAAGATCAAGCAACACTACAAGAACGTAACCGAATTGCGCGTGATATCCATGACTCGCTAGGACACTCTTTAACAGCTTTGAACTTGCAGCTAGAAACCGCGCTTAAATTGTGGCAATCTAACCCTGCAAAAGCACAAACTTTCTTGGCACAAGCCAAAAATCTTGGATCGCAAGCGTTACGCGAGGTGCGACAATCTGTATCCGCGATGCGGTCTGATCCACTGCACGGTCAATCTTTAGAGCAGGCGATCACTGCTTTGGTTACTGAATTTCACCATTCTACAGGATTTTCTCCAACTTATTATATATCGCTGCAACATCCGATTCCGGCTGAAGTTCAAACCGCCGTGTACCGTGTTGTCCAAGAGTCACTCACGAATATTTGGAAACACGCAGCAGCAAATGAAGTCAAGATTGATATCCAAACAACCGTAAAATCTTTACATTTGAAAATTCAAGACAATGGTAGAGGATTTGCGTTGAACCAAAACACAACAGGATTTGGACTGCAAAGTATGCGCGATCGCATCCTCGCTTTAAAAGGAGAATTTCAAATGAGTAGCACGCCTGGCGCTGGTTGTTGTATTACTGCTACAATTCCCTTGCCGAGGTTATTTGCATGA
- a CDS encoding response regulator yields the protein MIRLVLVDDQHLIRQGLKALLELEPDLQVVGEAENGQAAMQLLQTLQPDVVLMDVRMPVMDGVAATREITQHFPEIKVLVLTTFDNHEYVAAALRNGAMGYLLKDTPSEELAAAIRAVYKGYTQLGPGLVEKIIAKVPEPLAITPTGWGELTPREREVLRLIAAGESNREIAQTLHISEGTVKNHVTSILHRLSLRDRTQAAIFANSFLHHLDPNIKS from the coding sequence ATGATTCGCCTCGTACTTGTTGACGATCAACATTTGATTCGTCAAGGTTTAAAAGCTTTACTAGAATTAGAGCCAGATTTACAGGTTGTGGGCGAAGCAGAAAATGGGCAAGCTGCAATGCAGTTACTGCAAACGTTGCAACCTGATGTAGTATTAATGGATGTACGAATGCCTGTTATGGATGGTGTCGCTGCAACCCGTGAAATTACGCAGCATTTTCCTGAAATAAAGGTACTTGTCTTAACGACTTTTGATAATCATGAATATGTTGCCGCTGCACTTCGCAATGGCGCGATGGGCTATCTACTCAAAGATACACCTTCAGAAGAGTTAGCCGCAGCAATTCGGGCAGTTTATAAAGGTTATACTCAACTTGGACCTGGTTTAGTCGAGAAAATTATTGCAAAAGTCCCAGAACCCTTAGCAATAACGCCTACAGGTTGGGGCGAACTCACGCCCAGAGAACGCGAGGTGTTACGATTAATTGCCGCAGGTGAAAGCAACCGTGAAATTGCCCAGACGCTGCATATCTCGGAGGGAACTGTCAAAAACCACGTCACGAGTATTTTGCATCGATTATCTTTGCGCGATCGCACGCAAGCTGCTATTTTTGCTAATTCATTTCTACACCATCTAGATCCTAATATCAAAAGCTAG
- a CDS encoding nucleoside deaminase — translation MTPEEYMRIALEEAKQGDAPYGAVIVKDNKVVAAAHNTVKRDRDPSAHAEMNVIRKLTSQIKNLSLAGCTIYTTGEPCPMCATVCVWAGIDEIVYAVSIKDLMRINQAQIDISCEEIIAKSFRDIKVTKGLLKEECLELFQ, via the coding sequence ATGACTCCAGAAGAGTATATGAGAATTGCCCTAGAAGAAGCAAAACAAGGAGATGCGCCCTATGGTGCAGTCATAGTTAAAGATAACAAAGTAGTAGCGGCAGCACATAATACAGTTAAACGCGATCGCGATCCATCAGCCCATGCAGAAATGAACGTTATTCGCAAACTGACATCACAAATCAAAAATCTATCTTTAGCAGGATGCACAATATACACAACTGGCGAACCTTGTCCAATGTGTGCTACAGTTTGTGTCTGGGCCGGTATAGATGAAATCGTTTATGCAGTGTCTATTAAAGATTTAATGAGGATAAACCAAGCACAAATTGATATCTCTTGTGAGGAAATTATTGCTAAGAGTTTTAGAGATATTAAGGTGACTAAAGGATTATTGAAAGAAGAGTGTTTAGAGTTATTTCAGTAG
- a CDS encoding ion transporter: protein MILLAKKVIGFYLEDIETPLGRFLNLAITGLVLLSSAIFVVETYSIPTELRLALDNLDSVIIGIFALEYTLRLWCAESKTKYFFSLYSLIDLLTILPFFLGLVDISFIRILRWFRILRLVRFLRKIVLFERISGEDSIIFARILFTLFAIIFIYSGLIYQVEHPVNSDTFNTFLDAFYFSVVTMTTVGFGDVTPISQPGRLLTVLMILTGVALIPWQVGDLIRQFIKTSRQVQKVCPTCQLSLHDTDAHYCKICGTKLEKNL from the coding sequence ATGATATTGCTAGCTAAAAAAGTTATTGGATTTTATTTAGAAGATATTGAGACTCCACTGGGGAGATTTCTTAATTTAGCAATTACAGGTTTGGTCTTACTATCTTCTGCTATTTTTGTTGTAGAAACTTACTCAATCCCTACAGAATTAAGATTAGCATTGGACAATTTAGACAGTGTTATTATTGGAATTTTTGCTTTAGAATATACACTGCGGTTGTGGTGTGCTGAGTCTAAAACAAAATATTTTTTTAGTTTATATTCACTGATTGACCTTTTAACAATTCTACCTTTTTTTCTGGGTTTAGTAGATATTAGCTTCATTCGGATTCTTCGCTGGTTTCGGATTCTTAGGTTAGTAAGATTTCTTCGAAAAATAGTTTTATTCGAGCGAATTAGTGGTGAAGATAGCATTATTTTTGCTAGAATATTATTTACGTTATTTGCTATTATTTTTATTTATTCTGGGCTGATTTATCAAGTCGAGCATCCAGTTAATTCAGATACTTTTAACACCTTTTTAGATGCCTTCTATTTTTCTGTTGTTACGATGACAACGGTTGGCTTTGGTGATGTAACTCCCATTTCTCAACCTGGGCGACTTTTAACGGTATTAATGATTTTAACTGGTGTGGCGTTAATTCCTTGGCAAGTTGGCGATCTGATTAGACAATTTATCAAAACGAGTCGCCAAGTACAAAAAGTTTGTCCTACTTGTCAATTATCACTGCACGATACCGATGCTCATTATTGTAAAATTTGTGGCACCAAGTTAGAAAAAAATTTGTAA
- a CDS encoding DUF4385 domain-containing protein: MEFDYSLDFKNIDFRSSPELYRVGKGEQGVLLVEPYKSEILPYWRFKTPEIANESSEKIYELFLNYLEQDDFVGADMARKFLQMGYTRSRRYANHKSGRKYKANPQEEGSQEAEKQARKEVLPLDIDPIKAESAAIFKEKWTLAKTNEKYLQLMKKHRQMYEQVK; encoded by the coding sequence ATGGAATTTGATTATTCCTTAGATTTTAAAAATATTGATTTTCGTTCTTCACCTGAATTGTATCGTGTAGGCAAGGGCGAGCAAGGAGTACTGTTGGTAGAGCCTTATAAGTCAGAGATTTTACCATACTGGCGCTTTAAAACTCCTGAAATTGCCAACGAGTCGAGTGAAAAGATTTATGAGTTATTTCTCAACTATCTTGAACAAGATGATTTTGTTGGCGCGGATATGGCGCGTAAGTTTTTGCAGATGGGTTACACGCGATCGCGTCGTTATGCCAATCATAAAAGTGGAAGAAAATATAAAGCCAACCCGCAAGAGGAGGGTTCCCAAGAAGCTGAGAAGCAAGCGCGAAAGGAAGTTTTACCTTTAGACATTGATCCTATTAAAGCTGAGTCTGCCGCAATTTTCAAAGAAAAATGGACTTTAGCAAAAACGAATGAAAAATATTTGCAGCTAATGAAAAAACATCGACAGATGTACGAACAGGTGAAGTAA
- the cysC gene encoding adenylyl-sulfate kinase, producing MKHQGMTLWFTGLSGAGKTTISKAVEEKLREQGYKVEVLDGDVVRENLTKGLGFSKADRDENIRRIGFVAQLLTRNGVIVIVSAISPYRAIRDEVRGKIGNFMEIFVNAPLAVCEERDVKGLYKKARAGEIKSFTGIDDPYEPPINPEVECRTNQETLAESVEKVMAKLNEYVHVNNSVSKVA from the coding sequence ATGAAACACCAAGGAATGACTTTGTGGTTTACTGGGTTGAGTGGTGCAGGGAAAACAACAATTAGTAAAGCGGTAGAAGAAAAACTGCGCGAACAAGGTTACAAAGTTGAAGTTCTTGATGGTGATGTTGTTCGAGAGAACCTAACGAAAGGTTTAGGTTTTAGCAAAGCTGATCGCGATGAAAATATTCGTCGGATTGGTTTTGTGGCTCAATTGCTGACGCGCAATGGAGTAATTGTTATCGTTTCTGCTATTTCTCCTTATCGTGCAATTCGTGACGAAGTTCGCGGTAAGATTGGCAACTTTATGGAAATCTTTGTCAACGCACCGTTAGCTGTGTGCGAAGAACGTGATGTCAAGGGATTGTACAAAAAAGCACGCGCTGGAGAGATCAAGAGTTTTACAGGAATTGACGATCCTTACGAACCGCCGATCAATCCCGAAGTAGAATGCCGTACAAATCAAGAAACGTTAGCTGAAAGCGTCGAGAAAGTGATGGCGAAGCTCAACGAATATGTTCATGTAAATAACAGTGTCTCCAAGGTTGCTTAG
- the fni gene encoding type 2 isopentenyl-diphosphate Delta-isomerase yields MNLPLSLSGQTQTRKAEHLRICLDEDVQFAQTTNGLERYRFIHCCLPEINRDEINLRTQFLGKSLSYPLLISSMTGGTEFAGTINRRLAEVAQHYNMAMGVGSQRVALEKPQVAATFAVRSHAPDILLFANLGAVQLNYKYGLDECRRVVDLLQADALILHLNPLQECIQARGDTNFCGLLDKIEKLCGKISVPVIAKEVGNGISATMATRLIDAGMSAIDVAGAGGTSWAKVESERAENSLQRRLGMTFADWGLPTAECITTIREVAPEIPLIASGGLRHGLDVAKAIALGADIAGLALPFLQAAAESEAALYELVEVLIAEITTVLFCTGTANLQEFKRSQVLQRVK; encoded by the coding sequence GTGAACCTTCCTTTAAGCTTGTCAGGACAAACACAGACGCGTAAAGCAGAACACTTACGTATTTGTCTCGATGAAGATGTACAATTTGCGCAAACGACGAATGGCTTAGAACGCTATCGCTTTATACATTGCTGTTTACCTGAGATTAACCGCGATGAAATTAACTTGCGTACTCAGTTTTTAGGCAAATCGTTATCCTATCCACTATTGATTTCGTCGATGACAGGCGGTACAGAATTTGCAGGAACGATTAACCGTCGGCTTGCCGAAGTCGCGCAGCATTACAATATGGCAATGGGAGTTGGTTCGCAGCGGGTAGCGCTTGAAAAACCACAAGTTGCTGCAACTTTCGCGGTGCGATCGCATGCGCCAGATATTTTACTGTTTGCTAATTTGGGTGCAGTGCAACTCAATTATAAATATGGATTAGATGAGTGTCGGCGCGTTGTTGACTTACTGCAAGCTGACGCTTTGATTTTACATCTCAACCCTTTACAAGAATGCATTCAAGCTAGAGGTGATACAAATTTTTGCGGTTTGCTTGACAAAATAGAGAAATTATGTGGCAAAATCTCTGTGCCAGTCATTGCCAAAGAAGTCGGGAATGGCATTTCTGCGACGATGGCGACAAGATTGATCGATGCGGGAATGAGTGCGATCGATGTTGCAGGTGCGGGCGGTACTTCTTGGGCGAAAGTGGAAAGCGAACGCGCAGAAAATAGCTTACAGCGTCGCTTAGGAATGACATTTGCCGATTGGGGTTTACCAACAGCAGAATGTATCACAACTATTCGAGAGGTAGCACCCGAAATTCCCTTAATCGCCTCTGGTGGTTTGCGTCATGGCTTAGACGTTGCCAAAGCGATCGCGTTAGGTGCCGATATTGCCGGTTTAGCATTACCCTTCTTACAAGCCGCCGCCGAATCAGAAGCTGCGCTTTACGAATTAGTCGAAGTCTTAATCGCTGAAATCACGACGGTTCTGTTTTGTACTGGCACAGCAAATCTACAGGAGTTCAAGCGTTCACAAGTATTGCAGCGCGTAAAATAG
- a CDS encoding hybrid sensor histidine kinase/response regulator: protein MNFFYPRLGYNLSLLALALVVLIKLTLEPTTLLDFGLVLFLTVLTINSWHNNMAIGLVAIASAAILFWLLNYFLATSLNFWQLASLGVIALPLSIVNLVVNYVEHASAKVSEATVTGVHDINKALETAVECIARIDFQGHYVSVNAAYAHLLGYEPQDLIGKAWEITVHPQDIAKLTATYQQMLTTGKAEAEARGIRQDGSHFYKQVTLIKTSDHQNSFSGHYCFVKDITQRKQSEERLRLLESVVVNANDAIVITEAEPIQAPGPRILYVNEAFTRMTGYTLQEVVGKTPRLLQGPKTDKETLTRIRTTLQQWQSDVFELVNYRKDGSEFWVELSIVPVPDEAGWYTHWISVQRDITQRKEVEAMLARLLLREQQARIATEEASRMKDEFLAVVSHELRTPLNAMLGWSRLLQSRSLNEQTTARALETIERNAQAQAQLIEDLLDISRMMRGKLSLQCCAVNLKNIIEAAIDTIRLAAAAKDIQIQTTYATTRLISGDSDRLQQVVWNLLSNAIKFTPHGGRVEVSLVEQDTYIELSIRDNGQGIDPDFLPHIFEQFRQADSSSSRKQGGLGLGLAIVRNLVELHGGTIIATSQGIGTGATFTVRLPFYRESENDTRDITPDTEFPTKSGIAGLRILIVDDEADARELLTIMLEQAGANVTAVGSVSDALNIIEQLQPDILLSDIGMPGEDGYCLIQKTKHLKTKSGKQIPAAAITAYARVEDQVRALQAGFQTHLPKPIDPAQLIAVVTTLAGRDSC from the coding sequence ATGAATTTTTTCTATCCTAGACTAGGCTATAACCTATCCTTACTTGCGCTCGCACTCGTTGTCCTCATCAAACTTACTTTAGAACCAACAACTCTACTCGATTTTGGGCTGGTGTTGTTTTTGACGGTGTTGACAATCAATTCTTGGCACAACAATATGGCGATCGGGCTAGTGGCGATCGCTTCCGCAGCGATACTATTCTGGCTGCTCAATTATTTTTTGGCTACAAGTCTAAACTTTTGGCAACTAGCGTCCCTCGGAGTCATCGCATTACCGCTGAGTATCGTTAATTTAGTTGTTAATTATGTAGAACACGCATCAGCAAAAGTATCTGAGGCAACAGTAACAGGGGTACACGATATCAACAAGGCGCTAGAAACGGCGGTTGAATGCATCGCTAGAATTGATTTTCAAGGTCACTACGTAAGCGTGAACGCAGCCTATGCGCACTTATTAGGCTACGAACCACAAGACTTAATTGGTAAAGCGTGGGAAATAACTGTTCATCCGCAAGACATTGCCAAACTCACGGCTACGTATCAACAAATGTTGACAACAGGGAAAGCAGAAGCCGAAGCACGCGGTATTCGCCAAGATGGATCGCATTTTTATAAACAAGTCACATTAATTAAAACGAGCGATCACCAAAATAGTTTTAGCGGACACTACTGCTTTGTTAAAGATATTACCCAACGCAAGCAAAGCGAAGAACGACTAAGACTCTTAGAATCTGTGGTAGTGAATGCGAATGATGCGATCGTTATTACCGAAGCCGAACCGATTCAAGCCCCAGGTCCGCGTATTCTTTACGTCAACGAAGCTTTTACGCGCATGACGGGTTATACTCTGCAAGAAGTTGTAGGGAAAACGCCACGGTTACTCCAAGGACCAAAAACTGACAAAGAAACGTTAACGCGGATTCGGACAACCTTACAGCAATGGCAATCAGATGTTTTTGAGCTAGTCAACTACCGTAAAGATGGTTCAGAATTTTGGGTAGAACTGAGTATCGTACCTGTTCCCGATGAAGCCGGATGGTATACGCATTGGATTTCTGTACAGCGCGATATCACCCAGCGCAAAGAAGTAGAAGCGATGTTAGCTAGACTGCTGCTACGCGAACAACAAGCGCGAATTGCAACTGAAGAAGCAAGTCGTATGAAAGATGAGTTTCTCGCGGTTGTATCGCACGAGTTACGAACACCACTCAATGCTATGCTTGGTTGGTCGCGGTTACTGCAAAGTCGCTCGCTCAACGAACAAACGACCGCACGCGCCTTAGAAACAATTGAGCGAAATGCGCAAGCACAAGCGCAACTGATCGAAGATCTTCTTGATATTTCGCGTATGATGCGGGGTAAGCTCAGCTTACAATGTTGCGCTGTTAATCTCAAAAATATCATCGAAGCCGCGATTGATACAATTCGACTTGCAGCAGCGGCAAAAGATATTCAAATTCAAACTACATATGCAACCACTCGGTTGATTTCTGGAGATAGCGATCGCCTGCAACAAGTCGTTTGGAATTTACTTTCAAATGCGATTAAATTTACTCCTCACGGTGGACGCGTAGAAGTATCGTTAGTAGAACAAGATACGTATATCGAGCTAAGTATTCGTGATAACGGGCAAGGTATCGATCCAGATTTTCTCCCGCATATCTTTGAACAATTTCGACAAGCGGATAGCAGCAGTAGTCGCAAGCAAGGCGGGCTAGGCTTGGGATTAGCGATCGTGCGTAATTTGGTAGAACTGCACGGTGGCACAATTATTGCCACAAGTCAAGGAATCGGTACAGGTGCAACTTTTACTGTGCGATTGCCTTTTTACCGCGAGAGTGAAAATGATACACGTGACATCACGCCCGATACTGAATTTCCAACAAAATCAGGAATTGCTGGTTTACGAATACTCATTGTTGATGATGAAGCCGATGCGCGCGAACTTCTCACAATTATGCTAGAGCAGGCAGGCGCAAATGTTACCGCTGTTGGCTCTGTCAGTGATGCTTTAAATATCATTGAACAATTACAACCGGATATTCTATTAAGTGATATTGGGATGCCTGGTGAAGATGGCTACTGTTTAATTCAAAAAACCAAACACCTAAAAACGAAATCTGGCAAACAAATTCCCGCAGCAGCAATTACGGCTTATGCTCGCGTAGAGGATCAAGTGAGGGCACTACAGGCAGGTTTTCAAACACACTTACCCAAACCTATCGATCCAGCACAATTGATTGCAGTCGTGACAACGCTTGCGGGAAGAGATTCTTGTTAG
- the pyrR gene encoding bifunctional pyr operon transcriptional regulator/uracil phosphoribosyltransferase PyrR, whose product MPAKVVEILSAEEIRRTMTRLASQVVERSRDLSQLVILGIYTRGAFLADLLARQIEVLEGVTVPVGALDITFYRDDLDQIGVRTPARTEIPFDLTGKTVLLVDDVIYKGRTVRAALNAVNDYGRPAAIWLAVLVDRGHRELPIHPDFTGKQLPTAKEEQVKVYLQDFDGRDAVELIGN is encoded by the coding sequence ATGCCTGCTAAAGTTGTTGAAATTCTTTCTGCTGAAGAGATCCGCCGTACTATGACACGTCTTGCTTCCCAAGTCGTCGAAAGATCGCGGGATTTGTCGCAACTTGTTATTTTAGGTATTTATACTAGAGGGGCATTTTTAGCAGATCTACTGGCGCGCCAAATTGAGGTGCTTGAGGGCGTAACCGTTCCTGTGGGGGCGTTGGATATTACGTTTTATCGCGACGATTTGGATCAAATAGGCGTACGAACCCCAGCCAGGACAGAGATTCCCTTTGACTTAACAGGTAAAACTGTTTTACTTGTCGATGACGTGATTTATAAAGGGCGCACCGTACGCGCGGCTTTGAATGCTGTTAATGATTATGGTAGACCTGCGGCGATTTGGCTAGCGGTATTAGTTGATCGCGGTCATCGCGAGTTACCGATTCACCCTGATTTTACGGGTAAACAGCTACCTACTGCCAAAGAAGAACAAGTTAAAGTGTATTTACAAGATTTTGACGGACGCGATGCGGTGGAGTTAATCGGGAACTGA
- the cbiB gene encoding adenosylcobinamide-phosphate synthase CbiB, with protein sequence MLLFSSISLTIHTHSLIVLVFAAFLDYLIGDPWGFPHPVRVMGGVISQFNKIVWKHFDSSSTQRLAGIVLGISLTTGSGLIGWLLVQAAKFIHPSLGIIVESILLASCFAARSLRRAAQEVLQPLSKGKIQQARASLSKYVGRDTKNLSETEILRAVLETVTENATDGVMAPLFYAIAGSFIPLIGGVPVALAYKAASTLDSMVGYREAPYTYLGWFSARLEDALTWLPCRLTVLTLAIISRKPRSVWRICRRDAVKDPSPNSGWSECAYAAVLGVQVGGTNYYRGVAKHKPFLGDNIHPMTSGKVYQALQLTRYCFLIWLGVAIALLLFNS encoded by the coding sequence GTGTTACTATTTTCATCCATCTCCTTAACTATTCATACTCATTCACTGATTGTTTTAGTTTTTGCTGCGTTTTTAGATTACCTAATTGGCGATCCTTGGGGTTTTCCGCATCCAGTACGTGTGATGGGGGGGGTAATATCCCAGTTTAATAAAATTGTTTGGAAACACTTTGATAGTTCATCCACACAGCGGTTAGCTGGTATTGTTTTAGGTATCAGCTTAACGACTGGTAGTGGTTTAATAGGGTGGTTGCTCGTACAAGCAGCTAAATTCATTCATCCCAGTTTAGGAATTATTGTCGAAAGTATACTCTTAGCAAGTTGTTTTGCTGCAAGAAGCCTAAGACGCGCTGCACAAGAAGTTTTGCAGCCACTTAGCAAAGGGAAAATTCAACAAGCGCGTGCTAGCCTCAGTAAATATGTTGGTAGAGATACAAAAAATCTTTCTGAGACAGAAATTTTGCGTGCCGTTTTAGAAACTGTCACCGAAAATGCTACCGATGGCGTGATGGCACCTTTATTTTATGCGATCGCTGGTTCTTTTATTCCATTGATTGGAGGTGTTCCGGTTGCTTTAGCTTACAAAGCAGCAAGTACCTTAGATTCGATGGTGGGCTATCGCGAAGCACCTTATACTTACCTAGGTTGGTTTAGCGCGCGTTTGGAAGATGCCTTGACGTGGCTGCCGTGTCGCCTAACAGTTTTGACTTTGGCAATTATATCACGTAAACCGCGCTCTGTTTGGCGAATTTGCCGTCGAGATGCGGTAAAAGATCCTAGCCCTAATTCGGGTTGGAGTGAATGCGCATATGCGGCTGTACTTGGCGTACAAGTGGGAGGCACAAACTATTATCGAGGAGTGGCAAAACACAAGCCCTTCCTTGGAGACAATATTCATCCGATGACTTCAGGCAAAGTTTACCAAGCATTGCAATTGACGCGATATTGCTTTTTAATTTGGCTAGGAGTTGCGATCGCTTTGCTTTTGTTTAACTCTTAA